In Microbacterium enclense, one genomic interval encodes:
- a CDS encoding amidase — MPGLHDLSLVEQVAALRAGTLSPVDLTDHYLARIGRAPDLGAFAAITPDAARHRAADLADGPADGALWGIPLADKDLVARAGVPTRYGSRSRAHLVPVASDPLAEALDAAGAINIGKTSTSEFGLTGFTEPLIHAPARDPWRLSAGAGGSSGGAAVAVAAGLLPAAVGSDGGGSIRIPSATVGVVGLKPSRGRLPIGSGFDSPDGLSVTGPIARSAEDAGLLLDALVGLAPFTYATAAPGHAPFVDAARGEPGHLRIGVTTVSPWDDDEDIRLDSDAHEAFDTATAWFSDAGHEVTDAAWHPVGYASLFHVLWRASAARIPLSDDDMALVEPLTAWLVAEGRGLSARDLLEGLSAARAFERRTIADFAPFDAVLTPALAQPPQPVGAYAGHSPERTFAMQVEYAPYSSFVNVSGLPAVTLPVTPDTTGHPVSVQLVGRPGGEATLLSLAAQLEHRRGPLAHPPVWDA, encoded by the coding sequence ATGCCCGGCCTGCACGATCTCTCCCTCGTCGAGCAGGTCGCCGCGCTGCGCGCCGGCACGCTGTCCCCCGTCGACCTCACCGACCACTACCTCGCCCGCATCGGACGGGCCCCCGACCTCGGAGCCTTCGCCGCGATCACCCCGGATGCCGCACGCCACCGCGCCGCGGATCTCGCCGACGGACCCGCCGATGGCGCGCTCTGGGGCATCCCTCTGGCCGATAAGGACCTCGTCGCCCGCGCGGGCGTCCCCACGCGCTACGGCTCGCGCTCCCGCGCCCACCTCGTGCCCGTGGCATCCGATCCCCTCGCGGAGGCGCTCGACGCCGCCGGGGCCATCAACATCGGCAAGACGAGCACGTCGGAGTTCGGTCTGACCGGTTTCACGGAGCCTCTCATCCACGCGCCCGCCCGCGACCCGTGGCGACTGTCCGCCGGAGCGGGCGGCTCCAGCGGAGGCGCCGCGGTCGCCGTCGCCGCAGGGCTCCTACCTGCGGCGGTCGGCTCCGACGGAGGCGGGTCCATCCGCATCCCCTCCGCCACTGTCGGCGTCGTGGGCCTGAAGCCTTCCCGCGGTCGCCTCCCTATCGGATCGGGCTTCGACTCCCCCGACGGCCTCTCGGTCACGGGCCCCATCGCGCGGTCGGCCGAGGACGCCGGTCTGCTGCTCGACGCCCTCGTGGGGCTCGCGCCGTTCACATATGCCACGGCCGCCCCCGGTCATGCCCCGTTCGTCGATGCCGCACGCGGGGAGCCCGGACATCTCCGCATCGGTGTCACGACGGTGTCTCCGTGGGACGACGACGAGGACATCCGCCTCGACTCCGACGCCCACGAGGCTTTCGACACAGCCACCGCATGGTTCTCCGACGCGGGGCACGAGGTGACGGATGCCGCGTGGCATCCGGTCGGCTACGCGTCGTTGTTCCACGTGCTCTGGCGCGCGAGCGCGGCGCGGATCCCCCTGAGCGACGACGACATGGCGCTCGTCGAACCGCTGACCGCATGGCTCGTCGCCGAGGGCCGCGGACTATCGGCTCGGGACCTCCTGGAGGGTCTGTCTGCGGCCCGCGCCTTCGAGCGACGAACCATCGCCGACTTCGCGCCCTTCGACGCGGTACTCACCCCCGCCCTCGCGCAGCCTCCGCAGCCGGTGGGGGCCTACGCCGGGCACAGCCCCGAGCGGACTTTCGCGATGCAGGTCGAGTACGCGCCCTACTCCAGCTTCGTCAACGTCTCGGGGCTGCCCGCGGTGACGCTTCCGGTGACGCCGGATACCACGGGCCATCCCGTCTCGGTGCAGCTCGTCGGACGCCCGGGCGGCGAGGCGACCCTGTTGTCGCTGGCCGCGCAGCTGGAACACCGTCGCGGTCCGCTCGCCCACCCGCCCGTCTGGGACGCGTGA
- a CDS encoding L-threonylcarbamoyladenylate synthase, with amino-acid sequence MSPVYDCRDESQLLSGMRHARQAIGRGELVVLPTDTVYGIAADAFNARAVAGLLEAKGRGRQQPPPVLVPGVGTLRALVAEIPPAVDDLVREFWPGGLTIVLPAQPSLSWDLGDTHGTVAVRMPAHHLTLELLEETGPLAVSSANRTGMAAAVAIDDARDMLGDSVAAYLDSGPSETGIASTIVDATTLVGGAEPRVRVLREGAVSRERLREVLGDLLEPDPELDTPTAVGGAAPAVDASTDGTASGTDAEAPGP; translated from the coding sequence ATGTCACCCGTCTACGACTGCCGAGACGAGTCGCAGCTGCTGTCTGGAATGCGCCACGCGCGACAGGCCATCGGCCGCGGCGAACTCGTCGTGCTCCCCACCGACACGGTCTACGGAATCGCCGCGGACGCGTTCAACGCGCGCGCGGTCGCCGGTCTCCTCGAGGCGAAGGGACGAGGCCGCCAGCAGCCGCCTCCCGTCCTCGTGCCCGGCGTGGGAACGCTCCGCGCGCTCGTGGCCGAGATCCCTCCCGCGGTCGACGACCTCGTCCGCGAGTTCTGGCCGGGAGGGCTCACGATCGTTCTGCCCGCGCAGCCGTCGCTGTCGTGGGACCTGGGTGACACGCACGGCACCGTGGCCGTGCGCATGCCCGCTCACCATCTGACCCTCGAACTGCTCGAGGAGACCGGGCCTCTGGCGGTATCCAGCGCCAATCGCACCGGCATGGCCGCGGCTGTGGCGATAGACGACGCCCGCGACATGCTCGGCGACAGCGTCGCCGCCTACCTCGACTCCGGCCCCAGCGAGACCGGGATCGCGTCGACCATCGTCGATGCCACCACCCTCGTCGGCGGCGCCGAGCCGCGCGTGCGCGTGCTCCGCGAGGGTGCCGTCTCGCGCGAGCGGCTCCGCGAGGTGCTCGGCGACCTCCTCGAACCCGACCCCGAACTCGACACGCCCACGGCGGTGGGTGGCGCGGCTCCCGCGGTCGACGCCTCGACGGACGGCACGGCGAGCGGCACGGATGCCGAGGCGCCGGGTCCGTGA
- the prmC gene encoding peptide chain release factor N(5)-glutamine methyltransferase — translation MRETAPPPAPTAAPVAEVVRDLSARFAIAGIADPQVDAELLVGHVLQTSRGGVQAASIRGDRMPPAAHAALLPLADRRCSREPLQHLTGVAPFRSLELAVGPGVFVPRPETEMVAQLAIDALGAVASPSPIAVDLGTGSGAIALAMATEVPHARVFAAENSVEAFVWTKENVARVGATNVTLAFIDLADAFPDLDGTVSVVASNPPYVPDDAIPRDPEVRLFDPPAALYGGPDGLDAVRQLSRVGLRLAHPGATIVIEHGEWQGPPIRDLLTADGWRAAATHRDLTGRDRATTAVRP, via the coding sequence ATGCGTGAGACCGCACCGCCCCCCGCCCCCACGGCCGCCCCCGTCGCCGAGGTCGTTCGCGACCTGTCCGCCCGATTCGCGATTGCGGGCATCGCCGACCCGCAGGTCGATGCGGAGCTGCTCGTCGGTCATGTGCTGCAGACCTCGCGCGGAGGAGTTCAGGCCGCATCGATCCGCGGGGACCGGATGCCGCCGGCGGCGCACGCGGCGCTTCTCCCGCTCGCTGATCGACGGTGCTCTCGCGAACCCCTGCAGCACCTCACCGGCGTCGCTCCCTTCCGATCCCTCGAACTCGCTGTCGGCCCGGGCGTCTTCGTCCCACGCCCCGAGACCGAGATGGTCGCGCAGCTCGCCATCGACGCACTGGGTGCGGTCGCCTCGCCGTCGCCGATCGCCGTCGACCTCGGGACGGGAAGCGGTGCGATCGCACTCGCGATGGCGACCGAGGTGCCGCATGCGCGGGTGTTCGCCGCGGAGAACAGTGTCGAGGCGTTCGTCTGGACGAAGGAGAACGTCGCCCGCGTCGGTGCGACGAATGTGACGCTGGCCTTCATCGACCTCGCGGACGCCTTCCCCGACCTCGACGGCACCGTCTCGGTGGTGGCATCCAACCCCCCGTACGTCCCCGATGACGCGATCCCGCGCGATCCCGAGGTGCGTCTGTTCGATCCGCCCGCGGCGCTGTACGGCGGACCGGACGGACTGGATGCCGTGCGGCAGCTCTCCCGCGTGGGGCTCCGGCTCGCTCATCCGGGAGCGACGATCGTCATCGAGCACGGCGAGTGGCAGGGACCCCCGATCCGCGATCTCCTCACCGCCGACGGGTGGCGCGCCGCCGCCACGCACCGCGATCTCACCGGACGGGATCGCGCGACCACGGCCGTGCGTCCCTGA
- the rho gene encoding transcription termination factor Rho yields MESISETQPVDAPEGAEITADDQSTAVAQGTDTDQVDTTTETPDAEGTDASGAEAPAEEAPAADTASDDAPAADDAQPEALFTDDTLAADAPAADAPAAEAPVADAPAPAEAAAAAPVEEPVAEEKPVKAPRKRAPRRATTASAKEKAAAEAAAAEAAAAEAAAAEAATDVAAPDEAAPTAEAAVETPAVEAPAEPEAETAATTPVTTAADVADDAAAAEATPAVDGAAVASEAATDENTASETTAADDASDETPARGRGRNRSRNRNRNKPDAAEKTETPTGAPESGDEAEAPQQGGQREGNAQNAQNGQQGATGNRNRQRNKRRGQNTTGDEFDSEIGEDDVLVPIAGILDVLDNYAFVRTTGYLPGPSDVYVSLGQVKKYNLRKGDAVVGSIKQPRENEQSTRQKYNALVKVDSINGLSVDDAATRVDFGKLTPLYPQERLRLETAPEKLTQRIIDLVAPVGKGQRGLIVAPPKAGKTIVLQQIANAIAHNNPEVHLMVVLVDERPEEVTDMQRTVKGEVIASTFDRPAEDHTTVAELAIERAKRLVELGRDVVVLLDSITRLGRAYNLSAPTSGRVLTGGVDASALYPPKRFFGAARNIENGGSLTILATALVETGSKIDDVIFEEFKGTGNSELRLSRQLADKRIFPAVDVNASSTRREEMLLSPDEVKITWKLRRALAGLEPQQALEVVLGKLKETQSNVEFLVQMQKSIPAPSRGGDDNSIR; encoded by the coding sequence GTGGAGTCCATCTCCGAGACCCAGCCCGTCGACGCGCCCGAGGGCGCCGAGATCACCGCCGACGACCAGTCGACGGCCGTGGCACAGGGCACCGACACCGACCAGGTCGACACGACCACCGAGACCCCGGATGCCGAGGGCACTGACGCCTCGGGCGCCGAGGCGCCGGCTGAAGAGGCGCCGGCCGCCGACACCGCCTCGGACGACGCCCCCGCCGCCGATGACGCGCAGCCCGAGGCGTTGTTCACCGACGACACGCTCGCCGCCGATGCGCCGGCAGCCGATGCGCCGGCAGCCGAGGCGCCGGTCGCCGATGCGCCGGCTCCCGCCGAGGCTGCTGCCGCGGCTCCTGTCGAGGAGCCCGTCGCCGAGGAGAAGCCGGTCAAGGCCCCGCGCAAGCGCGCGCCGCGCCGCGCGACCACCGCTTCCGCCAAGGAGAAGGCGGCCGCCGAAGCAGCTGCTGCCGAGGCCGCTGCTGCCGAGGCTGCTGCTGCCGAGGCTGCTACTGACGTCGCTGCCCCCGACGAGGCCGCACCGACCGCCGAAGCCGCCGTCGAGACTCCCGCTGTCGAGGCTCCCGCCGAGCCCGAGGCGGAGACCGCCGCGACGACCCCCGTCACCACCGCCGCCGACGTCGCGGACGATGCGGCTGCCGCCGAGGCGACGCCCGCGGTCGACGGTGCTGCCGTTGCGAGCGAGGCAGCGACAGACGAGAACACCGCTTCCGAGACGACCGCCGCGGACGACGCCTCCGACGAGACGCCCGCGCGAGGTCGTGGCCGCAATCGTTCCCGCAACCGCAACCGCAACAAGCCCGACGCCGCCGAGAAGACCGAGACGCCCACGGGCGCCCCGGAGAGCGGTGACGAGGCCGAGGCTCCCCAGCAGGGTGGCCAGCGCGAGGGCAACGCACAGAACGCGCAGAACGGGCAGCAGGGCGCCACCGGCAACCGCAACCGTCAGCGCAACAAGCGTCGTGGTCAGAACACCACGGGCGACGAGTTCGACTCCGAGATCGGTGAGGACGACGTGCTCGTCCCGATCGCCGGCATCCTCGACGTGCTCGACAACTACGCGTTCGTGCGCACCACCGGCTACCTGCCCGGCCCCAGCGACGTCTACGTCTCGCTCGGCCAGGTCAAGAAGTACAACCTGCGCAAGGGTGACGCGGTCGTCGGCTCGATCAAGCAGCCGCGCGAGAACGAGCAGTCCACCCGCCAGAAGTACAACGCACTCGTCAAGGTCGACTCGATCAACGGCCTGTCCGTCGACGACGCCGCCACCCGCGTCGACTTCGGCAAGCTCACGCCGCTCTACCCGCAGGAGCGCCTGCGCCTGGAGACCGCGCCCGAGAAGCTGACCCAGCGGATCATCGACCTCGTCGCGCCCGTGGGCAAGGGTCAGCGCGGGCTGATCGTCGCCCCGCCCAAGGCGGGCAAGACGATCGTGCTGCAGCAGATCGCGAACGCGATCGCGCACAACAACCCCGAGGTCCACCTCATGGTCGTGCTCGTCGACGAGCGCCCCGAAGAGGTCACCGACATGCAGCGCACGGTGAAGGGCGAGGTCATCGCCTCGACGTTCGACCGTCCCGCGGAAGACCACACCACGGTCGCCGAGCTCGCCATCGAGCGCGCCAAGCGTCTCGTCGAGCTCGGTCGCGACGTCGTCGTGCTCCTCGACTCGATCACCCGCCTGGGTCGTGCCTACAACCTGTCGGCGCCCACCTCGGGCCGCGTGCTCACCGGTGGCGTCGACGCGTCGGCACTGTACCCGCCCAAGCGTTTCTTCGGCGCCGCCCGCAACATCGAGAACGGCGGATCGCTCACGATCCTCGCGACCGCGCTGGTCGAGACCGGCTCGAAGATAGACGACGTGATCTTCGAGGAGTTCAAGGGCACGGGCAACAGCGAGCTGCGTCTGAGCCGTCAGCTCGCCGACAAGCGCATCTTCCCCGCGGTCGACGTCAACGCGTCCAGCACCCGCCGTGAAGAGATGCTGCTCTCGCCCGACGAGGTCAAGATCACCTGGAAGCTCCGCCGCGCCCTGGCCGGCCTCGAGCCCCAGCAGGCTCTCGAAGTCGTGCTCGGCAAGCTCAAGGAGACGCAGTCGAACGTCGAGTTCCTCGTGCAGATGCAGAAGTCGATCCCGGCGCCCTCGCGCGGCGGTGACGACAACAGCATCCGCTGA
- the atpE gene encoding F0F1 ATP synthase subunit C, translating into MDATTVLAQVTGNVATIGYGLAAIGPAIGVGIVVGKTIEGVARQPELAGRLQVLMFIGIAFTEALAFIGIATGFIFT; encoded by the coding sequence GTGGACGCAACTACGGTTCTCGCCCAGGTCACCGGTAACGTCGCCACGATCGGCTACGGCCTCGCGGCGATCGGCCCCGCCATCGGCGTGGGTATCGTCGTCGGCAAGACGATCGAGGGTGTCGCCCGTCAGCCCGAGCTCGCCGGCCGCCTGCAGGTGCTGATGTTCATCGGTATCGCCTTCACCGAGGCGCTCGCCTTCATCGGCATCGCGACCGGCTTCATCTTCACCTGA
- the atpB gene encoding F0F1 ATP synthase subunit A has protein sequence MLSPTIVATVHTDAPKLEPALTTQAATLITNLASAGPEFHPPSIGEFFPDAVLFEGTIFAITRINLIQMLATVVLVTLLVLGTRRMTVVPGRFQSIVEMGLDFVRVNIAEDILGRKDGRRFLPILTTIFFMVLFMNITGVIPFLNIAGTSVIAVPMLLAIVAYVTFIYAGIKKSPGGFFKNALLPSGVPWPLYIIIVPLEFLSTFIIRPVTLTLRLLMNMVVGHLMLVLFFSATQFFVVDLSGWWTALGAGSLAFGFAFTLFEIFVAFLQAYVFAILTAVYIQLAVAEEH, from the coding sequence GTGCTCTCACCGACCATCGTCGCAACGGTTCACACCGATGCCCCGAAGCTGGAGCCAGCGCTGACTACTCAAGCTGCGACCCTGATCACGAACCTCGCGTCTGCGGGTCCGGAGTTCCACCCGCCGTCCATCGGCGAGTTCTTCCCCGACGCGGTGCTCTTCGAGGGCACGATCTTCGCGATCACCCGCATCAACCTGATCCAGATGCTGGCGACCGTCGTCCTCGTGACGCTGCTGGTTCTCGGGACCCGCCGTATGACCGTCGTCCCCGGCCGCTTCCAGAGCATCGTCGAGATGGGCCTGGACTTCGTCCGGGTGAACATCGCCGAAGACATCCTCGGCCGCAAGGACGGGCGTCGGTTCCTCCCCATCCTCACCACGATCTTCTTCATGGTGCTGTTCATGAACATCACGGGCGTCATCCCGTTCCTGAACATCGCCGGAACCAGCGTCATCGCGGTGCCGATGCTCCTGGCGATCGTCGCGTACGTGACGTTCATCTACGCCGGTATCAAGAAGAGCCCCGGCGGCTTCTTCAAGAACGCCCTGCTGCCGTCGGGTGTCCCGTGGCCGCTGTACATCATCATCGTTCCGCTCGAGTTCCTCTCGACCTTCATCATCCGCCCCGTCACGCTGACGCTGCGACTGCTGATGAACATGGTCGTCGGACACCTCATGCTCGTCCTCTTCTTCTCGGCGACCCAGTTCTTCGTGGTCGACCTCAGCGGATGGTGGACGGCACTCGGTGCGGGATCCCTCGCCTTCGGCTTCGCCTTCACCCTGTTCGAAATCTTCGTCGCCTTCCTCCAGGCGTACGTCTTCGCGATCCTCACCGCGGTCTACATCCAGCTCGCGGTCGCAGAAGAGCACTGA
- the cysE gene encoding serine O-acetyltransferase yields the protein MGALSHIREDIAAAKLRDPAARGGLEIALLYPGLHAVWLHRVSHRLWRRGLRFPARALSQVGRWVTGIEIHPGATIGRRFFIDHGMGVVIGETAEVGDDVMLYHGVTLGGRQREGGKRHPTLLDGVAVGAGAKILGPITIGARAVVGANAVVTRDAPADSVLVGVPAKARSRRTGEDTRALLMAPEYSI from the coding sequence GTGGGGGCTCTCTCCCACATCCGCGAGGACATCGCCGCGGCGAAGCTCCGCGACCCGGCCGCGCGCGGCGGGCTCGAGATCGCCCTGCTGTACCCGGGACTGCACGCGGTGTGGCTGCACCGCGTCTCGCACCGGTTGTGGCGACGCGGCCTCCGCTTCCCCGCGCGGGCGCTGTCGCAGGTGGGCCGGTGGGTCACGGGCATCGAGATCCACCCCGGCGCGACGATCGGTCGCCGCTTCTTCATCGACCACGGCATGGGCGTCGTCATCGGCGAGACGGCCGAGGTGGGCGACGACGTCATGCTGTACCACGGTGTCACCCTCGGCGGTCGTCAGCGCGAGGGCGGCAAGCGGCACCCGACTCTCCTCGACGGCGTGGCGGTCGGTGCGGGAGCGAAGATCCTCGGGCCGATCACCATCGGAGCGCGGGCCGTGGTGGGCGCGAACGCGGTGGTCACCCGCGACGCTCCCGCGGACAGTGTTCTCGTCGGCGTTCCCGCGAAGGCACGCTCGCGCCGCACGGGCGAAGACACGCGTGCGCTGCTGATGGCACCCGAGTACTCCATCTGA
- the prfA gene encoding peptide chain release factor 1 produces the protein MFESVRGLLDEHKAVELELNDPAVHADAARAKRVNRRYAELSRIVHAYDAWTAASDDLDAARELAREDEAFADEVPALEERLAETQERLRRLLIPRDPDDARDVIMEIKGGEGGAESALFAADLLRMYLQYAASMGWKTELLERTESDLGGYKDVQVAIKGSSSDPAQGVWAHLKYEGGVHRVQRVPATESQGRIHTSTTGVLVFPEVDEPEEVAIDPNDLKIDVFRSSGPGGQSVNTTDSAVRITHVPTGIVVSMQNEKSQLQNREAGMRVLRARLLAKQQEERDAVAADARRSQIRGMDRSERIRTYNFPENRIADHRTGYKAYNLDQVMDGALGPIIESAIAADEEARLAALAGE, from the coding sequence ATGTTCGAGTCGGTCCGTGGCCTGCTCGACGAGCACAAGGCCGTCGAGCTCGAGCTCAACGATCCGGCGGTCCACGCCGACGCGGCACGCGCCAAACGGGTGAATCGGCGATACGCCGAGCTCAGCCGCATCGTGCACGCGTACGACGCGTGGACAGCGGCATCCGATGATCTGGATGCTGCGCGCGAGCTCGCCCGTGAGGATGAGGCGTTCGCGGACGAGGTGCCGGCGCTGGAAGAGCGGCTCGCTGAGACGCAGGAGCGCCTGCGGCGCCTGCTCATCCCGCGCGACCCCGACGACGCGCGCGACGTGATCATGGAGATCAAGGGCGGCGAGGGCGGGGCAGAGAGCGCCCTGTTCGCCGCCGACCTGCTACGGATGTATCTGCAGTACGCCGCATCCATGGGGTGGAAGACCGAGCTGTTGGAGCGCACCGAATCCGACCTCGGCGGCTACAAAGACGTCCAGGTCGCGATCAAGGGCTCATCGAGCGACCCCGCCCAGGGCGTGTGGGCGCACCTGAAGTACGAGGGCGGCGTGCACCGCGTGCAGCGCGTTCCCGCGACCGAGTCGCAGGGGCGTATCCACACGTCGACGACCGGGGTGCTCGTGTTCCCCGAGGTCGACGAGCCCGAAGAGGTCGCGATCGATCCCAACGACCTGAAGATCGACGTCTTCCGCTCCTCGGGCCCCGGCGGGCAGTCGGTCAACACGACCGACTCCGCCGTGCGCATCACGCACGTGCCGACGGGCATCGTCGTCTCGATGCAGAACGAGAAGTCGCAGCTGCAGAACCGCGAGGCCGGCATGCGCGTGCTGCGCGCCCGCCTGCTCGCGAAGCAGCAGGAGGAGCGCGACGCCGTCGCCGCCGACGCGCGGCGGTCGCAGATCCGCGGCATGGACCGCTCGGAGCGCATCCGCACCTACAACTTCCCCGAGAATCGCATCGCCGATCACCGCACGGGATACAAGGCGTACAACCTCGACCAGGTGATGGACGGTGCCCTCGGCCCGATCATCGAGTCGGCGATCGCCGCCGACGAAGAGGCGCGTCTGGCGGCTTTGGCCGGCGAGTGA
- the cysK gene encoding cysteine synthase A, with product MPGIHSDITSAFGDTPLVRLNRVAEGTEAQILAKLEFYNPASSVKDRLGIAIVDAAEASGELQPGGTIVESTSGNTGIALAMVGAARGYKVILTMPASMSKERRILLKAFGAELVLTDPTKGMSYAVDEAKRIVAETPGAVWARQFENEANPAIHRKTTAEEILRDTDGKVDYFVAGIGTGGTITGVGQVLKERVPGVKIVAVEPADSPILTKGHPGPHKIQGIGPNFVPAILDRDIIDEVIDVEFDDAIRLARETAAKDGILVGMSSGAAIWAALEVARRPEAAGKNIVVIIPSYGERYLSTALYEHLRED from the coding sequence ATGCCCGGCATCCATTCCGACATCACCTCTGCGTTCGGCGACACTCCGCTGGTGCGCCTGAACCGCGTCGCGGAGGGGACCGAGGCGCAGATCCTGGCCAAGCTCGAGTTCTACAACCCCGCCTCCAGCGTCAAGGACCGCCTCGGTATCGCGATCGTCGACGCGGCCGAAGCCTCCGGCGAGCTCCAGCCCGGCGGAACGATCGTCGAGTCCACCAGCGGAAACACCGGCATCGCCCTCGCCATGGTGGGCGCCGCTCGGGGCTACAAGGTCATCCTCACGATGCCCGCCTCGATGTCGAAGGAGCGCCGCATCCTGCTGAAGGCGTTCGGCGCCGAACTCGTGCTCACCGACCCCACCAAGGGCATGTCGTACGCGGTCGACGAGGCCAAGCGCATCGTCGCCGAGACTCCTGGCGCGGTGTGGGCCCGTCAGTTCGAGAATGAGGCGAACCCGGCCATCCACCGCAAGACGACGGCGGAAGAGATCCTCCGTGACACCGACGGCAAGGTCGACTACTTCGTGGCCGGCATCGGCACGGGCGGCACGATCACCGGTGTCGGTCAGGTGCTGAAGGAGCGCGTCCCCGGTGTGAAGATCGTCGCGGTCGAGCCGGCCGACTCCCCCATCCTCACCAAGGGTCACCCCGGACCTCACAAGATCCAGGGCATCGGTCCGAACTTCGTCCCCGCGATCCTCGATCGCGACATCATCGACGAGGTCATCGACGTCGAGTTCGACGACGCGATCCGTCTCGCGCGGGAGACCGCGGCCAAGGACGGCATCCTGGTCGGCATGTCGTCGGGCGCGGCGATCTGGGCCGCCCTCGAGGTCGCGCGTCGACCGGAGGCAGCCGGTAAGAACATCGTCGTGATCATCCCCTCGTACGGCGAGCGCTACCTCTCCACGGCCCTGTACGAGCACCTGCGCGAAGACTGA
- a CDS encoding MraY family glycosyltransferase — protein MTQYLLTILFTAAVTLALSWVVWKLALRFKLYPGIRDRDVHKTPTPRLGGVAMFLGVVAAFALSSRNPYFSIFWTDPVPVLWLLGAVLLIVLVGVADDLWDLDWMIKLGAQFIAAGIIAWFGQLQILSLPIGALTVGSSWVSFLLTVFALVVVMNAVNFIDGLNGLVAGVCLIANGVFFAYSYLLVRDTGASTYFNLASFIAAVLVGACLGFLPMNWTPAKLFMGDAGALMLGLLMASSAIAITGQLDPAVLDPEKIGRSQLLGAFIPILLPVVIVLLPLLDFGLAVIRRQWAGRSPFSPDRKHLHHRMLDMGHTDTGAVLIFYSWTAVVSLAFLLMYIGTQQSWPGDYLFGILFGIVGVIACAVLTILPSPHRLRRLSSRRARPTPPESSS, from the coding sequence GTGACCCAGTACCTCCTCACCATCCTGTTCACGGCGGCGGTCACCCTCGCGCTGTCGTGGGTGGTGTGGAAGCTCGCCCTGCGCTTCAAGCTGTATCCCGGCATCCGGGACCGCGACGTCCACAAGACGCCGACACCGCGGTTGGGGGGCGTCGCGATGTTCCTCGGCGTCGTCGCCGCGTTCGCGCTGTCCAGTCGGAACCCGTACTTCTCGATCTTCTGGACCGACCCGGTGCCCGTGCTGTGGCTGCTCGGCGCGGTTCTCCTCATCGTGCTGGTGGGTGTCGCCGACGATCTGTGGGACCTCGACTGGATGATCAAGCTCGGTGCCCAGTTCATCGCCGCGGGCATCATCGCGTGGTTCGGGCAACTGCAGATCCTCTCGCTCCCGATCGGGGCGCTCACCGTCGGGTCGAGCTGGGTGAGCTTCCTGCTCACGGTCTTCGCGCTCGTGGTCGTGATGAACGCCGTGAACTTCATCGACGGACTGAACGGCCTGGTCGCGGGTGTCTGCCTCATCGCGAACGGCGTGTTCTTCGCCTACTCGTACCTCCTCGTGCGCGACACGGGGGCGAGCACCTACTTCAACCTCGCCTCGTTCATCGCCGCCGTCCTGGTGGGGGCGTGCCTCGGGTTCCTCCCCATGAACTGGACGCCGGCCAAGCTCTTCATGGGAGACGCGGGCGCGCTGATGCTCGGACTGCTCATGGCAAGCTCGGCGATCGCGATCACCGGCCAGCTCGATCCGGCGGTCCTCGACCCCGAGAAGATCGGGCGGTCGCAGTTGCTGGGTGCGTTCATCCCGATCCTGCTGCCGGTCGTGATCGTGTTGCTCCCCCTGCTCGACTTCGGCTTGGCCGTGATCCGACGTCAGTGGGCGGGGCGTTCCCCCTTCTCGCCCGATCGCAAGCACCTGCACCACCGCATGCTCGACATGGGGCACACCGACACCGGTGCCGTCCTGATCTTCTACAGCTGGACCGCCGTGGTGAGTCTGGCGTTCCTGCTGATGTACATCGGTACTCAGCAGAGTTGGCCGGGCGACTACCTCTTCGGCATCCTCTTCGGCATCGTCGGCGTGATCGCCTGCGCGGTGCTCACCATCCTGCCCTCACCGCACCGCCTGCGACGGCTGTCGTCGCGACGCGCGCGTCCCACCCCACCGGAGTCCTCCTCATGA